From the genome of Vicia villosa cultivar HV-30 ecotype Madison, WI linkage group LG2, Vvil1.0, whole genome shotgun sequence, one region includes:
- the LOC131651085 gene encoding homeobox-leucine zipper protein PROTODERMAL FACTOR 2-like — translation MQRASDLLLGVSMFAEPVSIRIFDRANSAMNELCNIGIRGKPLWHQHKPDRYEILNNIEYLKYSGRVDAALMDIVKLAEVGEFQALPSFDLYGNPINSTSNENSVQGLRMEASRDTSIINAGPLDIVELLMNVNQWWMTFHKIVSRATILGSFMNSVEGSYDGKLHVLNAEFHLPSPVVPTRECCFARYCKQFSPNDWVVVDVSLEDIFPYPSNNFRRRPSGCLIKGMPNGCSKVTWVEHVEADHSQLNDLFKPLVTSGLSFGATRWLASIVRHFDWSKTLEATQFYSDGKVFIPQRGRASLLKLADRMMRKFCANLSATTTNPWMRLAPFPGSTDIRVMIPNNMPGTSSNPVGTTIVFSTTIWLNISPNRLFNFLRHEKSRNKWDILSQSLSIQQFACMTVGEHLENRVSLLRASNSEDKTEIFYLQESYADEAASYVIYAPLDESALIHLAKGSNPDNVIAFPSGFAIIPGGLPKKGDKGNSTASNESLLTISFNLIDKASIITSIPPESVQTIYEIITETVTAIKDALSCHSQLNNWVQDELKNGAGKK, via the exons ATGCAACGAGCAAGTGATCTTCTTCTCGGCGTTTCAATGTTCGCCGAGCCCGTCAGTATTAGAATCTTCGATCGCGCTAATTCAGCTATGAATGAATTGTGTAATATCGGAATTAGAGGTAAACCTTTATGGCATCAACATAAACCAGATCGATATGAAATTCTTAACAATATTGAATATTTGAAATATTCTGGCCGTGTTGATGCGGCGTTAATGGATATTGTTAAATTGGCTGAGGTCGGAGAATTTCAAGCTTTACCTAGCTTTGATTTGTACGGAAATCCAATCAATTCAACGTCAAATGAAAATTCCGTACAAGGTTTACGGATGGAAGCTTCCCGAGATACATCAATAATTAACGCCGGTCCGTTAGACATTGTTGAATTACTTATGAATGTG AATCAATGGTGGATGACATTTCACAAAATTGTTTCAAGAGCTACGATTCTTGGAAGCTTTATGAATAGTGTAGAAGGAAGCTATGATGGGAAATTGCATGTG CTGAATGCGGAATTTCATTTGCCTAGTCCTGTTGTACCGACTCGAGAGTGTTGTTTTGCAAGATACTGCAAACAATTCTCTCCGAACGACTGGGTTGTTGTTGATGTATCTTTGGAGGATATTTTCCCTTATCCATCTAACAATTTTCGAAGAAGACCTTCCGGTTGTTTGATCAAAGGAATGCCTAATGGATGCTCTAAG GTTACATGGGTGGAGCATGTGGAAGCTGATCATAGCCAATTGAATGATCTTTTCAAGCCATTAGTTACCTCTGGTTTGTCTTTTGGTGCAACGCGGTGGCTAGCTTCCATTGTTCGACACTTTGACTGGTCTAAAACACTTGAGGCTACACAATTTTATTCAGATGGGAAGG TTTTTATACCTCAAAGGGGAAGGGCTAGTTTATTGAAACTGGCTGATAGAATGATGAGAAAATTTTGCGCAAATCTTAGCGCAACAACTACCAATCCATGGATGCGACTCGCTCCATTTCCCGGTTCAACCGATATTAGAGTTATGATTCCGAATAATATGCCTGGTACTTCAAGTAATCCCGTTGGAACAACGATCGTTTTTAGTACTACTATTTGGCTTAATATCTCCCCGAATCGATTATTCAACTTCCTTCGCCACGAGAAATCCAGAAACAAG tgGGATATACTTTCACAATCCCTTTCAATTCAACAATTCGCATGCATGACCGTCGGCGAACATCTAGAGAATCGCGTTTCTTTGCTGCGAGCAAGT AACTCCGAGGACAAGACTGAAATCTTTTACCTGCAAGAGAGTTACGCAGACGAAGCAGCTTCCTATGTGATTTATGCTCCGCTAGACGAATCAGCATTGATTCATCTCGCGAAAGGATCCAACCCGGACAATGTAATTGCATTTCCTTCGGGGTTCGCTATAATTCCGggagggttacccaaaaaaggTGATAAGGGAAATAGTACTGCTAGTAACGAAAGTCTTCTTACTATATCTTTTAATCTGATTGACAAAGCTAGCATTATTACAAGTATCCCTCCTGAATCTGTTCAAACTATCTATGAGATCATTACAGAAACTGTTACTGCTATTAAGGACGCGTTATCGTGTCATAGT
- the LOC131647954 gene encoding vascular-related unknown protein 4-like isoform X2: MSSISKSPSDNNMINFESSEESSWTKYFEDFFNNDHNNIDGDEKQLSDHSAQGGMKYVKSLSLKKRKKIKTSLVDHDLEDTASSPINSPKIFKAKEKEEIDQFYEEKRNNQGEKDERKEVEFNERDTNNNHSELNKKGLCLVPMSMGIEPWSVPWEGAMIPLHQMRLLESCDILL, translated from the exons ATGAGTTCAATAAGCAAATCTCCTTCGGATAACAACATGATAAATTTTGAGTCCTCAGAAGAGAGTAGTTGGACTAAATACTTTGAGGATTTCTTTAACAATGATCATAACAATATTGATGGTGATGAAAAACAATTAAGTGATCACAGTGCACAAGGTGGCATGAAGTATGTTAAAAGCTTGAgtttgaagaagaggaagaaaatcAAAACTAGTTTGGTTGATCATGATTTGGAAGATACTGCAAGTTCTCCTATCAATAGCCCCAAG ATATTCAAGGCAAAAGAGAAGGAAGAAATAGACCAATTTTATGAG gaGAAAAGAAATAACCAAGGGGAAAAAGATGAGAGGAAAGAAGTTGAATTTAATGAAAGGGATACTAATAATAACCATTCAGAACTGAATAAAAAAGGCTTATGTTTAGTTCCTATGTCTATG GGAATCGAACCCTGGTCAGTACCGTGGGAGGGTGCTATGATACCACTACACCAGATGCGCTTGTTGGAAAGCTGCGATATTTTGTTATAA
- the LOC131647954 gene encoding vascular-related unknown protein 4-like isoform X1, with the protein MSSISKSPSDNNMINFESSEESSWTKYFEDFFNNDHNNIDGDEKQLSDHSAQGGMKYVKSLSLKKRKKIKTSLVDHDLEDTASSPINSPKALYMNQIFKAKEKEEIDQFYEEKRNNQGEKDERKEVEFNERDTNNNHSELNKKGLCLVPMSMGIEPWSVPWEGAMIPLHQMRLLESCDILL; encoded by the exons ATGAGTTCAATAAGCAAATCTCCTTCGGATAACAACATGATAAATTTTGAGTCCTCAGAAGAGAGTAGTTGGACTAAATACTTTGAGGATTTCTTTAACAATGATCATAACAATATTGATGGTGATGAAAAACAATTAAGTGATCACAGTGCACAAGGTGGCATGAAGTATGTTAAAAGCTTGAgtttgaagaagaggaagaaaatcAAAACTAGTTTGGTTGATCATGATTTGGAAGATACTGCAAGTTCTCCTATCAATAGCCCCAAG gcTTTATATATGAATCAGATATTCAAGGCAAAAGAGAAGGAAGAAATAGACCAATTTTATGAG gaGAAAAGAAATAACCAAGGGGAAAAAGATGAGAGGAAAGAAGTTGAATTTAATGAAAGGGATACTAATAATAACCATTCAGAACTGAATAAAAAAGGCTTATGTTTAGTTCCTATGTCTATG GGAATCGAACCCTGGTCAGTACCGTGGGAGGGTGCTATGATACCACTACACCAGATGCGCTTGTTGGAAAGCTGCGATATTTTGTTATAA